The Salvia splendens isolate huo1 chromosome 20, SspV2, whole genome shotgun sequence nucleotide sequence gtcatccttcactttgtttctttatttcaatattagatttaattttataaaattaaaattaaaatttagatttttaaatatcaataaatttttattaattattaaaattattaaataacaaaaattaatagttttaatcaatatttgatagtgtctaatatttaatcaataaggtatgccgatgccaacttagttttaatcaatatttaatagttttaatcataaatagatcatataacacgattattctgaaataaatatgcatctaatgtaagacttatataattttcgtttatttatttgaaaacaatcataatcaattagaaaatttaaacaaaatactcctatataaaatttttagtcaactttataatatataatcacaaacaaTTATATCAACCGAACGAAGGCTAAGtagaatagctcttattttccatcatgagtattatttttatgtacTTCTTCGATTcaactgaatattatattaaatgaaaataattaattgttttaatcaatatttatagtgtccataaataataattttattaacaaaaatatattgatatttaaaaatctaaatttaaaatttaattttataaaattaaatctaatattaaaataaacaaacaaagtgaatgatgacaaaagggaagaagaatgataattttgaaataatatcagagtTAATacatcattaaaataatatcagacttaaaatgttaaaagcgtataaagaccaaattgcccaaaccctAAAAATGGTATTTTCGTATAAAAAAGGGCATAATGACCAATTTCGAGATAAATCCTTAGTCCATGGATGTCTGACAATATTTTTAATGTTCAGAGactatgagcgagataaacACATAGTCCAACGataatttttgtagttcactctttttttttaatggaTGGCTcgttatttttctttattgatGTTTGGTGAAATTATGATTTTTGTCATTATGAGTACGTGGAATTTTGATGACATGATAATATAAATTCGCCCTATTCATATATTGATACCAAAACTTTGatggcatgataatataaaGATTGATATGACTTGACTACTTGATTGAGTTCAAACACAAATTACCAAGTCCGGTAAGTCTAATGCTTATCAGTTAGTTGAATATATTCCGCGATTGACAGTCTACATGTCtaataaatttgatatttttattcaaattctAAAATAAGCTTTAGTCTTTTAATTGCAaactattagttttaaatgCGCAAATTTAGAAATCACGTCTTATATATAAAACGTGCTCCCGACTTATTATAGTGACGACGATGTTCAAATTATGCACTAGTTTGTTGTGACGAACCCTTGGCTAGGGGTGTTAGTGTAGCCCGTAATCCGTGAGCGGATCCGAATAGCTCGCCAGATTTATAGGGTTAGGACTAGATTCCTAGTctgataaaattaaaatccgattagcccgcactTGATTAACCCGCAAACCGTTAgggctagacccgaaaacctgataaaatttctattattctagttttttactcctaattagACAcatcattgattaattttataatagagataactaaaaaaaactttcaattttatagtattaaatacacaaattatatattgaatttttactaatataataattgatagataaattaaaaacttcaatttcagttaaaaaatatttaaatttctaaaatatgcattaaaatttcacgaaatatctcaaatgttagtatttgatcatgtttatgattgagtttaagcatatatcccAAATTAGcataactaaatattttacattttatgaatataactaattttcgtcattatttattggattgatcgcttGTTAATCTTATCGGTCGCAACTCAATGGGCTAGctcgaaacccgagcttttagggttatggttgaacttttataacccgaaagatcACAACCCGAATAGCCAGCACCTGATTGACCGGCAACCCGAATAGGTTCTGCCCGATTGACATCCGTACTACCCTTGGGTATCATTGGCTTCTCAAAACCTTCAAATTTGATGTTGGTTAAAAATTCAAAGCAAGATTAGATACATGCAGAAGCTAACCTTAATACATTTAATTAACCATGGTTAACTTAATCGCATGCCAGAGCACCGGTTAGCGAGAAAGCTCCACCATTATTTTAttgcaaataaaaaattcattacATAAAATGCCTGCAAACAGCGTAAGGTATTCCGTTAACGTTCGCCGTCGCGAGTCTTCACATTCCAACTAGCGATGGGACAGAGTAACGCCGTCATCTAACAGGCGAAACGATGAGTGATCAACACCGTTTATGATAATTTAACGGTCCAGATTGAAGATGGAGAACTGGACTGTATAAAACTGGAGGCTCCAAAGAGAAAGAAGAGTATTTCGTATTTTTGTGTTCTTTCTTCACATTTAAGTAGAAAACCTCTCTCCATCTCTAGTTTCTCTCACAAATTTGGAGGGCTGTGTTATCTTCTGAGTGGTAATGCAGTGATTTTGTAATGATCAAACGATTTAATAGTGAGAAATTCTCAATTTCTGCTAGTTTAACTGAAGAAAGTTTCGCATACAATTAAATTCTGGAGTTTCAATGACTGTATATGTGTTTTAGAACATATTCAAGTTCGATTGTGCTGATTTGATGCCTTTCGATTGATATTTGGAAGACGATTTGTGTCGCAAGGTTTGtaattatcattattttgtaATTCTACTTTGATTCCTTCGGTTGTTTTGTAATAATACTGTTTGAATTTTTCTCAACAGGTGaatttttgagagatttgagatCGGTTTCGGGGATGAGAGGATCGCAATCGATCGAAGAAGAAACCTCAGAATCCTTCCTGTTTCTCTGTTGAAAGCGCTATTCTCAGCGCTGTTTGGGAGCAAATCAGCTTAAATTGCTGTGGATTCTGCTTGTTTTTTGAGGCGTATGCGACGTCaattcgtttctgctgaattttTTTGAGAGGTTCAACTCTGTTAACATCCAAGTTGGAGACCAAGGTAATTTGTTTGggataatattagaaaattgGTGTATGATTTACATTTTGTGTGCGTGACGACATTTTTTTGGTTGCCTGTTGTTGCAGATTTGGAGGACTCCGGCTTTACTGATATTTATTTATCAGATTTAATCGGCAGAGGTTGTAGGTTTCAGTGGTGGAGAACAGGTAATGGTGATTTTTCTTTCCTTCGTCTCCCTCcgtctctccctctctctctctctctggaaCGTGATATTCAAATCGTTTCAGCTTCATCCATCGCCAGTTTCTTCATGTTTAATTCAAGTGCTCTGtctcaaagtttgcccaaatctCTTCGTCTTCACAATTCGAATTTTGTGAATCTCCAACAATGTTTTTTTTCCGAAAAAATTTCCTCTATCTGAAAATTTTGACCTAAAAAACCAAGAGCTAATTTGTAGAAAAATTGCCGTTTCTTCCTGTGTCATACATCAACAATTTTCCTCGCCACATGAGCAAATCAACCCAAAAATGTCAAAAACCACAACGGAGTGCTCTGCTCCTGACATTATCTTTTtccagaaaaaaaatcaaatctatTCATTCAGTCAATTGAACCACGCATTCAATTCTTCTCCACTTGTATATCTGAATTTTGGTGCAGAATTCCAGTATACAACTATTTTCCCCAAATTCTTCACCCCTCACGATGATTGCGCAGTATTCTATTTTATCTCTTTACCTGCATTTGGCCGAAAAGTCTGCCCATTTGAAACTCGGtgatcttcttttattttaaatcttATCTTCCTTTTTGGTTACACCATTATTGGCCCAAAAATTCCACAGTAATTTACTTAACAGAGCCTTTAACTTCCGTTAATAACGAGAAGCAAATGTTACTTGACGGCGTACAGGCGTACAAAAGGGGGGGCGATGGATAGGAACATTCCTCACTCCACCAATAAAGACGGCTTATTGGTGAGATCTGAATCCAAGTCAGCCGCTACGACGTCGTCCGACTTCGTCTTGCAGTGGGGCAACAGGAAAAGGCTACGCTGCATGAAGTTCCAGGCCAAGGACCACACCAATAACAACTCGATTCCGGTTCAGCGGGCCACCACCCGGATCGATCGCCGGGTTGTCAGGTCGGATCTCATCAAGAGAGAAGATCCCAACTCGAATCAGCTCAATACTAATAAGAGTAACGGTGGTGGTAACGGCTATTTGAACCTCCGTCAGCGGCCGGCCTCTCCGTCTCATCGAATTTTGAGGtaattttccccaaaaataatgctctattttacttttgtctatttatcttttttctttatatgTTGACTTATTTGCCCTAGATTTGAATTTTGATACTgtttttaatcaaagttgttttaTTTGGATCTATAAAAGGTAAAGTAATCCTTATTCTTCACcgaatttatttccttttttcatgCAATAATTCGTGTGGATAAATGGTTTTTTAATGTGCGTTGATAATTGTATTTTTGGTTTCGGCAAAAAagcaaaaatgaaaacaaatttcGTCTATAGCAATTAAAGATTGAATAATGTGGAGTGATGCCATTTTCCCTTCATTTCTTGGAAACTGCTAATTGGTTGGCTTCGGGAAGTGGGCCACTATTTATCTCTCATTTCCACTCCTTTGGCAATGAATTGTTATCTTCCTGATCCACGCCACATTTTGTAATTCAAGATTAGTATGCATAAATTATTAAACAGTGGGTAACGAATTCAATCCAACGGCTCAGATTCTTCCAAAAACCAACTCACGCTTTGGTAtggtatctctctctctctgtattTGCACACACTGCCCTCAAATACCACGTCTCTTGTAGTATATATATAACTATTAAATAAAAGGCGCTGACCCATATCAGAAAACCATATACTCTCTTTAAAACAACTCACCCAAATCTCTGATCCAGAAGTCTCCTAGAAGGCTATTTCTGTAATTTCTCCTCCGCCCCCTTTTAAaaatctttaatttttattgtttttatatgtatattcaGTATTATTTTTCACTGGTATAACAATTTTTGATATATGATGTGAAATCATCGTAGTCGAAATCTCTGTTCCAGAACTCCCCACAAGGCTATTTCTGTAATTTCCCCTCATACCCTTTCTAAAAATCTTTAATCGTCTATTGTTTTTATATTATACTGTAGTCAGTATTAATTCTCACTAGTATACCAATTTTTTATGTATGTTGTGAAATTCATCTTGGAAGTTgttgaattttgtattttattacaTATGTTATGAATAGTGATGTGATTTGCTATTTGCTGTATTCAATCTTTAGGAATTCAGAGAGTTCTCTTGGTATGAGAGGACACAGCAACGGAGTAAGGGGTTTGACATCCCCTGAAAGAGGAGAGAAGAGGGGTGGTACCACCGGAAACAGTAATAGTACCaagaacaacaacaataattCTAGTCACCGCAACGACAACCACTATCAACACGGCAGTGGAGGTGTTGGCTCCGGGTCATCCGGGACAGGCCACGATGAGAAAAGGGCGGCTCGTCTTCTGGCGGCGACACCACCATCTTGGCGATGTGGCCGCCGAAATTTGTGATCGCCCTGACAAAcaaagagaaggaagaagatTTCATGGCAATCAAAGGGTCCAAGCTCCCGCAAAGACCAAAGAAGCGAGCCAAGTTTATCCAACGCACACTCAACGTAAGGCTTACCATTCCTCCATTTATCAAATCCCTTCTTGTTGTATACTTGAATCTTTGGTTTGAGAAGTTATCAAAAACatgaaaattttgtatttttagtgCGATTCATCTCGTGTTAGGTAAGGAAATATTTCATTCCTTTAGTGTAATTATATAGCAATAAAGTTAATATGGGTATTGGAGTGTGTAAAGAAAGATTGATCTAGATTTCGTATCACGAAAAACCAAGCATAAGAAAACACTGAACTTTATTTTAGCTATCCTTTTTGTCTGTGTTAGGTAATTACTTGCACAAATTAAATGAAGTGCGTAAAATATGTAGCTCGAGTGAATACATAGCTTGAGAAAAAAAAGAACCTCTCATTCAGACATGGCAGCAGCATAGGTAGGTGCAATCTATGTGCAATATTCACGTTTTGCTCATCCATTTTGGTCGTATATGAACAGCGACTTTGTGTTCCATCATTTACTACAAATTCACACCAAAAGTATATGTGACTGTTCAACAAATTCAACTTGGATTATCTGTTG carries:
- the LOC121781145 gene encoding uncharacterized protein LOC121781145, whose product is MWPPKFVIALTNKEKEEDFMAIKGSKLPQRPKKRAKFIQRTLNLVSPGAWLCDLTLERYEVREKKVSKKRPRGLKAMGSVESDSE